From Prevotella melaninogenica, the proteins below share one genomic window:
- a CDS encoding IS1634 family transposase → MHANVQTRFNPATGDMAPYYRIKESYRDVQGHVHSLILLNIGFEPSLTAVQVRKIAYALTERFKTRSTPSLFKERLEGLTPIEQAKADEWWSRMEKEGGIDRFNKEEQKSLRKYENYIDLETANYTDARNVGAEWLCKQTIDKLQLEGFLRKNGWTENAIHTALSALIVRTVYAVSERSSYYYLRDNSAAGELYSGVPGWTPGINSLYKITDKLYELKEQLERHLCSVTDDIFNIDNKLMLFDLTNFYFEGSKRNSDKAKFGRSKEKRSDCKLLVLALCINQEGFIRYSSILEGNTADPKSLPNMIDTLAKRNPSRTKDTLVVMDAGVATEENLELIKKKGYNYLCVSRTKMKDYTLSDDNKSVTVMDARRQKITLKEVKTEDDEDYYLEITSPSKAMTESSMNRVWKERFEMELQRINDGISKKGGTKTYEKVVERTGRAIQKYPSIAKFYQISYIKNEKILKEMLRVDWEIKDLSAMESGHGVYFLRSNVRTLSERVTWEYYNLIREIECTNRQLKNDLNLRPIYHQKDERSDAHLFFGLLAYWVVNTIRCQLKREGESCYWTEIVRRMSTQKLVTTKGKNPLGETIEMRQCSSPSKQAKQIYDKLNLKHLPFKKNKICRTQSP, encoded by the coding sequence ATGCACGCAAATGTACAGACACGATTCAACCCTGCCACAGGCGACATGGCTCCTTATTATCGCATCAAGGAGTCATATCGTGACGTGCAGGGTCATGTACATTCGCTAATTCTGTTGAACATAGGTTTTGAACCTTCACTTACTGCTGTACAGGTTCGAAAAATTGCATACGCTCTTACCGAACGCTTCAAAACCAGAAGTACACCCTCGCTTTTCAAAGAACGCCTTGAGGGACTTACTCCTATTGAACAGGCAAAGGCTGACGAATGGTGGAGCCGTATGGAGAAAGAAGGTGGAATCGATCGGTTTAATAAGGAAGAGCAGAAGTCGCTGAGAAAATATGAGAACTACATTGACCTCGAGACGGCAAACTATACTGACGCAAGGAATGTTGGTGCAGAGTGGCTCTGCAAGCAGACGATAGACAAGCTGCAGTTAGAGGGTTTTCTGCGCAAAAACGGCTGGACGGAGAATGCGATACACACGGCTTTGTCAGCATTGATTGTTCGCACGGTATATGCAGTCTCTGAACGTTCATCTTATTATTATTTGCGCGATAACTCAGCTGCTGGCGAACTTTACAGTGGAGTTCCTGGCTGGACACCAGGGATCAATTCTCTGTATAAAATCACTGACAAGTTGTATGAACTAAAGGAACAGTTAGAGCGTCATCTGTGCAGCGTTACTGACGATATCTTTAATATAGACAACAAGTTGATGCTCTTCGACTTAACCAACTTCTATTTCGAGGGTAGTAAGCGTAATAGCGATAAAGCCAAGTTCGGTCGTTCAAAAGAAAAACGCTCTGACTGTAAGCTACTTGTACTTGCATTATGTATCAATCAAGAAGGTTTTATACGTTATTCTTCTATCTTAGAGGGTAATACAGCAGATCCCAAGTCTCTACCCAATATGATTGATACGCTGGCAAAGAGGAATCCATCACGAACCAAGGATACGCTTGTTGTCATGGATGCAGGTGTTGCCACGGAAGAGAACTTGGAGCTAATAAAGAAAAAGGGTTACAATTATCTCTGCGTATCCCGTACGAAAATGAAAGACTATACGCTCAGTGATGATAACAAGAGTGTTACGGTAATGGATGCCCGTCGGCAGAAGATAACGCTGAAAGAGGTTAAGACAGAGGATGATGAGGATTATTATCTCGAAATAACATCTCCTTCGAAAGCTATGACAGAGTCGTCCATGAACAGGGTTTGGAAAGAGCGTTTTGAGATGGAACTGCAGAGGATAAACGATGGAATCTCCAAGAAAGGTGGAACAAAAACCTATGAAAAGGTTGTTGAACGTACAGGACGTGCCATACAGAAGTACCCTTCTATAGCGAAATTCTACCAGATAAGCTACATAAAAAATGAGAAGATACTCAAGGAGATGCTGCGTGTAGACTGGGAGATAAAAGACCTCTCGGCAATGGAATCTGGTCACGGAGTCTATTTCCTCCGCAGCAATGTCAGGACACTTTCTGAGCGTGTGACATGGGAATACTACAATCTCATTCGTGAAATAGAATGTACGAACAGACAACTAAAGAATGATCTCAACCTCCGTCCTATCTATCATCAGAAAGATGAGCGAAGCGACGCACACCTCTTCTTCGGTTTATTAGCCTACTGGGTGGTAAACACCATCCGTTGTCAATTAAAACGAGAAGGAGAATCCTGTTACTGGACCGAGATAGTACGACGTATGAGTACCCAAAAGCTCGTCACCACAAAAGGGAAGAATCCATTAGGTGAAACCATCGAGATGCGCCAATGTAGTAGTCCTTCGAAGCAAGCAAAACAGATATACGATAAGTTGAACTTAAAACACTTACCATTCAAAAAGAATAAAATTTGTAGGACACAGAGCCCATAA
- a CDS encoding DUF417 family protein, with product MNKVKLLLDFVLNTAASLKGTGIHLIRIAIFIIFVWIGGLKFWNYEAEGIVPFVANSPFMSFFYAKDAPEYKDYKLKEGEFDKVKHEWHEANNTYTFSHGLGIAIMSFGILTLLGIWFPKVGFVGSGLVIIMTFGTLSFLVTTPEVWVPDLGSGEHGFPLLTGAGRLVIKDVCILAGAVVVLADCAQRILKNNKR from the coding sequence ATGAATAAAGTAAAATTATTATTAGATTTCGTTCTTAATACCGCAGCATCGCTGAAGGGTACAGGTATTCATTTGATACGTATAGCTATCTTTATCATCTTCGTATGGATTGGTGGTTTGAAGTTCTGGAACTATGAGGCAGAGGGTATTGTACCTTTCGTTGCTAACAGTCCATTTATGAGCTTCTTCTATGCAAAAGATGCACCTGAATATAAGGACTACAAACTCAAAGAGGGTGAGTTTGATAAGGTTAAGCATGAGTGGCATGAGGCAAACAACACTTATACTTTCTCACACGGCTTGGGTATTGCAATCATGTCATTTGGCATCTTGACACTATTAGGTATTTGGTTCCCAAAGGTTGGTTTTGTAGGCTCTGGATTGGTCATTATCATGACATTCGGAACACTATCCTTCCTTGTCACGACACCTGAAGTTTGGGTTCCAGACTTAGGTAGTGGTGAACATGGATTCCCGCTACTAACTGGTGCAGGTCGACTTGTCATCAAGGACGTATGTATTTTAGCAGGTGCCGTAGTTGTATTAGCAGACTGTGCACAGCGAATTTTGAAAAACAATAAGAGATAA
- the cas2 gene encoding CRISPR-associated endonuclease Cas2: MTGFERFSEYRIMWILVFFDLPTETKKEKKAYSDFRKSLIKDGFTMFQFSIYVRHCASMENAEVHIKRVRTMLPKLGKVGILCITDKQFANIQLYYGEKEQTPNAPGQQLELF; this comes from the coding sequence ATGACAGGCTTTGAGCGCTTCAGTGAGTACCGAATTATGTGGATTCTTGTATTCTTTGATCTCCCAACGGAAACAAAGAAGGAGAAAAAAGCCTATAGTGATTTCCGAAAATCCCTTATCAAGGATGGGTTCACTATGTTCCAGTTTTCCATCTATGTACGCCATTGCGCAAGTATGGAAAATGCAGAGGTACATATAAAACGAGTTCGAACCATGTTACCAAAGTTAGGAAAAGTCGGAATACTCTGTATAACAGATAAACAATTTGCAAACATTCAACTCTACTATGGCGAAAAAGAACAAACTCCTAACGCACCTGGACAACAATTAGAACTTTTTTGA
- the cas1 gene encoding type II CRISPR-associated endonuclease Cas1 has translation MIKKTLCFSNPIYLSLRNAQLVLHLPEVESNKTLPEAIKKEAERTIPIEDIGVVILDNRRITITSGVMEALLENNCAVITCNQKSMPVGLLLPLCGNTTQNERFRSQLEASLPLRKQLWQQTIKQKILNQEYVLRTNTDKETNCMRVWSNDVRSGDPENLEARAAAYYWKNLFINYPNFVRDREGTPPNNLLNYGYAILRAIIARALVGSGLLPTLGIHHHNRYNAYCLADDIMEPYRPYVDQLVLDIIQCNSEISDITRDLKMQLLGIPMLDVVINGKRSPLMIAAQQTTASLARCFAGESKRISYPEM, from the coding sequence ATGATAAAGAAAACTCTATGCTTCAGCAATCCAATCTACTTAAGTTTGCGAAATGCACAATTAGTTCTGCATCTACCTGAAGTAGAAAGTAATAAGACATTGCCTGAAGCTATAAAAAAAGAAGCAGAGCGCACCATCCCGATAGAAGATATCGGGGTGGTAATCCTCGACAATAGGCGTATTACCATAACTTCTGGGGTAATGGAGGCTTTACTTGAGAACAACTGTGCAGTCATCACTTGCAATCAAAAGAGTATGCCAGTAGGGTTACTTCTGCCACTATGCGGTAACACTACACAAAACGAACGCTTTCGCTCTCAATTAGAAGCATCTTTACCTTTACGGAAACAGCTTTGGCAACAGACAATAAAACAAAAGATTCTTAATCAAGAGTATGTGCTACGGACAAATACAGATAAGGAAACCAATTGTATGCGTGTATGGTCTAATGATGTACGTAGTGGAGACCCTGAGAACCTTGAAGCAAGAGCCGCAGCCTATTATTGGAAAAACCTCTTTATAAATTATCCAAACTTTGTTAGAGACAGAGAAGGAACCCCTCCTAATAATCTCTTAAACTATGGCTATGCTATTCTTCGTGCCATAATCGCTCGAGCTTTAGTAGGAAGTGGATTGCTACCAACCTTGGGAATCCATCATCATAATAGGTATAACGCCTATTGTCTTGCTGATGATATTATGGAACCCTATCGTCCTTATGTCGATCAATTAGTGTTAGATATCATTCAATGCAACTCAGAAATATCTGATATCACACGAGATTTAAAAATGCAACTTCTCGGTATTCCAATGTTAGATGTAGTGATAAATGGCAAACGCAGTCCTTTAATGATTGCTGCCCAACAAACTACAGCCTCGCTTGCAAGATGTTTTGCAGGAGAAAGCAAACGCATTAGTTACCCAGAAATGTAA